From the Salvelinus fontinalis isolate EN_2023a chromosome 35, ASM2944872v1, whole genome shotgun sequence genome, one window contains:
- the dbx1a gene encoding homeobox protein DBX1-A, producing MMIPSILAPNAMYPGLYRPSASLPVHQSLQNAFPTHSSFLVEDLLRISRPAGYHLRRTLPSASVSPATTTTTMSFSAMPLERIASPTALRRDSCSPKTSQPSSKDPTYLKFGVSAILAPSPKTASLPPAIHHSMHPKAFSLPYFDGSFHPAFFRSTYFPASSSVVPIPGTFSWPLASRGKPRRGMLRRAVFSDVQRKALEKMFQKQKYISKPDRKKLASKLGLKDSQVKIWFQNRRMKWRNSKERELLSSGGCREQTLPTKTNPHPDLSDVGKKSSAEEEEDEMEEDPFGARGAPGLCHSPAARRELSNSAGSNLSSPSLSSKHSEFSESDEEITVS from the exons ATGATGATCCCAAGCATCCTTGCGCCTAATGCGATGTACCCAGGCCTTTACCGCCCCTCCGCCTCCTTGCCTGTACACCAGTCCCTGCAGAACGCATTTCCAACCCATTCCAGCTTCCTAGTGGAGGACCTGCTGCGGATAAGCAGGCCGGCGGGGTACCACCTCAGACGGACGCTCCCCTCGGCAAGCGTCTCCCCGgcgacaaccaccaccaccatgtccttCAGTGCCATGCCACTGGAGCGCATCGCCTCTCCAACTGCCTTGAGGCGTGACTCATGCTCGCCGAAAACGTCACAACCGAGCAGTAAAGATCCAACATATCTTAAGTTTGGAGTCAGCGCAATCCTTGCACCATCACCAAAGACCG CATCGTTGCCCCCCGCCATCCACCACAGTATGCACCCCAAGGCCTTCTCTCTCCCCTACTTCGACGGATCCTTCCACCCCGCCTTCTTCAGGTCTACATATTTCCCAG CGTCTTCATCGGTCGTGCCCATCCCCGGAACCTTCTCTTGGCCGCTGGCCAGCAGAGGGAAGCCGAGGAGAGGGATGCTCAGACGGGCAGTGTTCTCTGACGTGCAGCGCAAAGCTCTGGAGAAGATGTTCCAGAAGCAGAAATACATCAGCAAACCAGACAGGAAGAAGCTGGCCTCAAAGCTCGGTCTCAAAGACTCACAG GTTAAAATCTGGTTCCAGAACCGCAGAATGAAGTGGAGGAACTCTAAAGAGAGGGAGCTCCTGTCGTCAGGAGGTTGTCGCGAGCAGACCCTGCCCACTAAAACGAACCCACACCCAGACCTCAGCGACGTCGGCAAGAAGTCCTCcgcggaggaagaggaggacgagaTGGAAGAGGACCCATTCGGTGCTAGAGGCGCGCCTGGCCTTTGCCATTCCCCCGCGGCGAGGCGCGAGTTGTCTAACAGCGCCGGATCGAACCTCTCGTCGCCATCTCTCTCCAGCAAGCACTCGGAGTTCTCAGAATCGGATGAAGAGATCACAGTTTCATAA